From the genome of Ectobacillus sp. JY-23, one region includes:
- the xerD gene encoding site-specific tyrosine recombinase XerD encodes MKDALQDFIHYMIVEKGLAQNTIVAYERDLKGYIQYVQKVEQIVSWQEVQRSHIVAFLHHLKMQSKSSKTLARHIASIRSFHQFMLREHIAEHDPSVHIETPQAERKLPKVLSVVEVEGLLQAPDHTPFGIRDKAMLELLYATGLRVSELINLDLADVHITMGFVRCVGKGNKERIIPLGRLATEAISTYIERGRTSLLGRHTTNALFLNHQGNRLTRQGFWKILKKLAQKANIQKDLTPHTLRHSFATHLLENGADLRAVQEMLGHADISTTQIYTHVSKVRLKDVYKQFHPRA; translated from the coding sequence TTGAAAGATGCTTTACAAGATTTTATTCATTATATGATTGTGGAAAAAGGTTTGGCACAAAATACAATTGTCGCTTACGAGCGTGATTTAAAGGGATATATACAATATGTTCAAAAAGTAGAGCAGATTGTATCCTGGCAAGAAGTGCAACGATCTCATATTGTCGCATTTTTGCATCACTTAAAGATGCAGAGTAAATCTTCAAAAACATTGGCGCGTCATATTGCTTCTATTCGTTCGTTTCATCAATTTATGCTACGCGAGCATATTGCAGAACATGATCCGTCTGTTCATATTGAAACGCCGCAAGCGGAGCGAAAACTGCCCAAAGTATTATCTGTTGTAGAAGTCGAAGGCCTCTTGCAGGCGCCTGACCATACACCATTTGGAATTCGAGACAAGGCTATGCTTGAGTTGTTATATGCCACAGGACTTCGTGTGTCCGAGCTTATTAATTTGGATTTGGCTGATGTACATATTACAATGGGATTTGTGCGTTGTGTTGGCAAAGGAAATAAAGAGCGTATTATCCCGCTTGGTCGCTTAGCTACGGAGGCTATATCTACATACATAGAACGAGGGAGAACTAGCTTGTTGGGAAGACATACTACAAATGCTTTGTTTTTAAATCATCAAGGTAATCGCTTGACGAGACAAGGATTTTGGAAGATTTTAAAGAAACTTGCTCAAAAGGCTAACATTCAAAAAGATTTAACACCTCATACCCTTCGTCATTCCTTTGCAACCCATTTGCTTGAGAATGGCGCTGATTTACGAGCAGTACAGGAAATGTTAGGACATGCTGATATTTCTACTACGCAAATTTATACACATGTGTCTAAGGTTCGTTTAAAAGATGTATATAAGCAGTTTCATCCAAGAGCGTAG
- a CDS encoding N-acetylmuramoyl-L-alanine amidase: MRKYKHIGVGLIFVLILIIVWRWYEEKKVVIVLDPGHGGIYPGFEKDGVLEKDIVLGVSQYVRTELQNKGYTVYMTREGDKLCDEGGYVQDLACRPKLSRKKHADVFISIHANGFNDSNVRGAEVYYFIPFRDKQLAEKIGYHHTKETDMPLRYIKFGNYKVLRETLVPSVLVEIGYLTNKEDMKLLIQDDFKRKAAIGIASGIEEFLRNQRK, translated from the coding sequence ATGCGGAAATACAAACACATAGGTGTTGGTTTAATTTTCGTACTTATATTGATAATAGTGTGGCGTTGGTATGAAGAAAAGAAAGTTGTTATCGTATTAGATCCCGGACACGGTGGAATTTATCCAGGATTTGAAAAAGATGGTGTGCTTGAAAAGGATATTGTCTTAGGGGTTTCACAATATGTACGCACTGAACTGCAAAATAAAGGTTATACAGTTTATATGACACGGGAAGGGGATAAACTTTGTGATGAAGGGGGATACGTACAAGACTTAGCATGTCGACCTAAACTGAGTAGAAAAAAGCATGCAGATGTATTTATTAGCATACATGCTAACGGCTTTAATGATAGTAATGTCAGAGGAGCCGAGGTGTATTATTTTATCCCGTTTCGTGATAAGCAGCTAGCTGAAAAAATTGGATATCATCACACAAAAGAAACTGATATGCCGCTTCGTTATATAAAGTTTGGGAATTACAAAGTACTTCGTGAAACACTTGTACCCTCAGTGTTAGTAGAAATAGGATATTTGACTAATAAAGAAGATATGAAATTACTGATTCAAGATGATTTTAAAAGAAAAGCAGCAATAGGAATTGCTTCAGGTATTGAGGAATTTTTACGAAATCAGCGCAAATAA
- a CDS encoding aldo/keto reductase, with translation MMIPTVTLHNGVSMPVLGLGVWKVTEKEQLKNAVKAALDAGYRAIDTAAVYGNETEVGEAIRESGVPREELFITTKVWNSDQGYETTIAAFEASLQKLGLDYVDLYLVHWPVKGKYVDTYRALEKLYEDGRVRSIGVSNFHIHHLEDVMNNAKVKPMVNQIELHPKLAQTEIRAFCREHGIAVEAWSPLMQGGEIFENEVIAQLAEKYGKTPAQIVLRWDVQSGIITIPKSVTPSRIQENCDIFDFELSAEDMEKIDALNENRRVGPDPDNFDF, from the coding sequence ATCATGATTCCAACAGTAACATTACATAATGGTGTAAGCATGCCGGTTTTGGGCTTAGGTGTTTGGAAGGTTACCGAAAAAGAACAATTAAAGAACGCTGTTAAAGCGGCATTAGACGCCGGATACCGAGCTATTGATACAGCTGCAGTATATGGGAACGAAACTGAGGTTGGGGAAGCTATTCGTGAATCTGGCGTACCGCGTGAGGAGTTGTTTATTACAACAAAAGTCTGGAATAGCGATCAAGGCTACGAAACCACAATAGCAGCATTTGAAGCTAGCTTACAAAAACTTGGTTTGGATTATGTAGATTTATATTTGGTACACTGGCCTGTAAAAGGGAAGTATGTGGATACATATCGTGCTCTAGAAAAGTTATATGAAGATGGAAGAGTGCGGTCAATCGGGGTGTCGAACTTTCATATTCACCATTTAGAAGATGTAATGAATAATGCGAAAGTGAAACCGATGGTGAATCAAATTGAGTTACATCCAAAACTTGCACAAACAGAAATTCGTGCGTTTTGTCGTGAGCATGGTATTGCTGTAGAAGCATGGAGTCCGCTTATGCAGGGCGGTGAAATTTTTGAAAATGAAGTGATTGCACAGCTTGCCGAAAAATACGGTAAAACCCCTGCACAAATTGTACTGCGCTGGGATGTGCAAAGCGGTATTATTACCATTCCAAAATCCGTAACACCATCTCGTATCCAAGAGAACTGTGATATTTTTGATTTTGAATTATCTGCAGAAGATATGGAAAAAATCGACGCATTGAATGAAAATCGCCGAGTAGGTCCTGATCCTGACAACTTCGATTTCTAA
- a CDS encoding pyrimidine-nucleoside phosphorylase, with translation MRMVDLIAKKRDGQALTTEEINFIITGYTKGDIPDYQMSAFAMAVFFKDMTDQERADLTMAMVNSGDTIDLSAIEGIKVDKHSTGGVGDTTTLVLGPLVAALDVPVAKMSGRGLGHTGGTIDKLEAVPGFHVEIENQEFIDLVNKNKIAVIGQSGNLTPADKKLYALRDVTATVDSIPLIASSIMSKKIAAGADAIVLDVKTGAGAFMKTTEDAKALAQAMVRIGNNVGRNTMAVISDMSQPLGFAIGNALEVKEAIDTLQGKGPKDLEELCLTLGSQMVFLAGKASSLEDAREKLLEVMENGKALEAFKTFLSAQGGDASVVDNPNQLPQAKYIIEVEAKEDGYVSEIIADEIGTAAMLLGAGRATKESEIDLAVGLMLRKKVGEVVKKGESLVTIHANTEDVEKVKQMIYDNIKISKEHVAEPKLVHDIVTK, from the coding sequence ATGAGAATGGTAGATCTAATTGCAAAAAAACGTGATGGTCAAGCATTAACAACAGAAGAAATTAATTTCATTATTACAGGTTATACAAAAGGTGATATTCCTGATTATCAAATGAGTGCCTTCGCAATGGCTGTATTCTTTAAAGACATGACAGATCAAGAGCGTGCGGATTTAACAATGGCAATGGTAAACAGTGGAGATACTATTGATTTATCAGCAATTGAGGGTATCAAAGTAGATAAGCACTCTACAGGGGGGGTAGGCGATACAACAACACTTGTACTTGGCCCGCTTGTTGCAGCACTTGACGTACCTGTGGCAAAAATGTCAGGACGCGGCTTGGGTCACACAGGAGGAACAATTGATAAATTAGAAGCTGTACCCGGCTTCCATGTTGAAATTGAGAATCAAGAATTTATTGATCTTGTAAACAAAAATAAAATTGCTGTTATCGGTCAAAGTGGAAACTTAACACCTGCTGATAAAAAGCTTTATGCGCTTCGTGATGTGACAGCTACGGTGGATTCTATTCCACTCATCGCTAGCTCTATCATGAGTAAGAAAATTGCGGCAGGTGCGGATGCAATTGTACTTGATGTAAAAACAGGCGCGGGTGCGTTTATGAAAACTACAGAGGATGCAAAGGCATTAGCGCAAGCAATGGTTCGCATTGGCAACAACGTAGGTCGCAACACGATGGCTGTTATATCTGATATGAGTCAGCCACTCGGTTTTGCTATCGGAAACGCATTAGAAGTAAAAGAAGCGATTGATACACTACAAGGTAAAGGTCCAAAAGATTTAGAGGAATTATGTTTAACATTGGGCAGCCAAATGGTTTTCTTAGCAGGAAAAGCTTCTTCATTAGAAGATGCTCGTGAAAAGCTGCTAGAAGTGATGGAAAATGGAAAAGCACTTGAAGCGTTTAAAACATTCCTATCAGCACAGGGTGGAGATGCATCTGTGGTAGACAACCCTAATCAATTGCCACAAGCGAAGTATATCATTGAGGTAGAAGCCAAGGAAGATGGTTACGTATCAGAAATTATTGCGGATGAGATTGGTACAGCAGCGATGCTGCTAGGTGCAGGTCGTGCAACGAAGGAATCGGAAATTGATTTGGCTGTCGGATTGATGCTTCGTAAAAAAGTCGGTGAAGTTGTTAAAAAGGGTGAATCCTTAGTAACAATTCACGCTAATACAGAAGATGTTGAAAAAGTAAAGCAAATGATTTATGACAACATTAAAATTTCAAAAGAACATGTTGCAGAGCCGAAATTGGTACATGACATCGTTACAAAATAA
- a CDS encoding Fur family transcriptional regulator: protein MEERIERIKKQLHAASYKLTPQREATVRVLLENEEDHLSAEDVYLLVKEKSPEIGLATVYRTLELLTELKIVDKINFGDGVSRYDLRQEGASRFHHHLICTECGSVEEIQEDLLGEVEKKVEANWKFKVKDHRLTFHGICRSCQNIYE from the coding sequence ATGGAAGAAAGAATAGAACGAATTAAGAAGCAGCTGCATGCGGCGAGCTATAAATTAACACCTCAGCGTGAAGCAACTGTACGTGTGCTTCTTGAAAATGAAGAAGATCATTTAAGCGCGGAAGATGTGTACCTCCTTGTAAAAGAAAAATCGCCTGAAATTGGACTTGCGACTGTATATCGTACACTGGAGTTATTAACCGAATTAAAGATCGTTGACAAAATCAATTTTGGTGACGGTGTCTCACGCTACGATCTTCGTCAAGAAGGAGCATCTAGATTCCATCACCATCTTATTTGTACCGAATGCGGTTCGGTCGAAGAAATACAAGAAGACCTTCTTGGAGAAGTTGAAAAAAAAGTTGAAGCAAATTGGAAATTTAAAGTCAAAGATCATCGATTGACATTTCATGGCATTTGTCGTTCTTGTCAAAATATTTATGAATAA
- a CDS encoding YqzK family protein: MRKVMSVLFDVIKVFILFMGCTIMFYFAILWINEEYQNYHRYKQPQNESVEQVSGTPSDGWVSRVIFFYENGE; this comes from the coding sequence ATGCGTAAGGTAATGAGTGTATTATTTGATGTAATCAAAGTATTCATCTTATTTATGGGTTGTACGATTATGTTTTATTTCGCTATACTATGGATAAATGAGGAATATCAAAACTATCACCGTTACAAACAGCCACAGAACGAATCCGTAGAACAAGTTTCCGGGACACCTTCTGACGGTTGGGTGAGTCGGGTGATTTTCTTTTATGAAAACGGGGAGTAG
- a CDS encoding aldo/keto reductase, which yields MQKRQLGTSELWVSEVGLGCMSLGTEKQKALRIIDTAIEQGINFLDTADLYDYGMNEEIIGTALKGKRDQIILATKVGNRWKEDKNGWFWDPSKAYIKEQVKSSLQRLGTDYIDLYQLHGGTIEDYIDETIEAFEELQQEGWIRYYGISSIRPNVIKEYVSRSNIVSVLMEYSLLNRRPEELFPLLTEHNISVIARGPLAKGLLTNSGAQRIKESGYLSYSTEELQEILPHIHNLTGNRSVGEVALRYCLHQPVVASVIPGASSVMQVQENTHLGAPLTAIEYKQLQQLTKQDIYTLHRD from the coding sequence ATGCAAAAACGACAGCTCGGTACATCAGAATTATGGGTTAGTGAAGTCGGATTAGGCTGTATGTCGCTTGGCACAGAGAAGCAGAAAGCGCTCCGTATTATTGATACAGCAATTGAACAAGGCATTAACTTTTTAGATACAGCGGATTTATATGATTACGGCATGAATGAAGAGATTATAGGCACGGCTTTGAAAGGTAAACGAGATCAAATTATATTGGCCACAAAAGTGGGAAATCGGTGGAAGGAAGACAAAAATGGTTGGTTCTGGGACCCATCTAAAGCATATATAAAAGAGCAAGTTAAAAGCAGCTTGCAACGATTAGGTACAGATTATATTGATTTATATCAGCTACATGGTGGCACAATTGAAGATTACATAGATGAAACGATCGAAGCGTTTGAAGAATTACAACAAGAAGGCTGGATTCGGTATTACGGTATTTCTTCCATTCGCCCCAATGTGATAAAAGAATATGTATCACGTTCGAATATTGTCAGCGTGTTAATGGAATACAGCCTGCTCAACCGCCGTCCTGAAGAACTGTTTCCTCTATTGACCGAACATAACATCAGTGTAATTGCACGAGGTCCTCTGGCGAAAGGCTTATTAACAAATAGCGGTGCGCAAAGAATCAAGGAATCCGGCTATTTATCATATAGCACTGAAGAATTACAAGAAATACTGCCCCACATCCACAACCTAACTGGAAATCGATCAGTTGGAGAAGTAGCTTTACGCTATTGTCTTCATCAACCTGTTGTAGCTTCCGTAATTCCAGGTGCAAGCTCAGTGATGCAGGTACAAGAAAACACGCATCTCGGTGCACCGTTGACAGCTATAGAATATAAACAATTACAACAGCTGACAAAGCAAGATATATATACTTTACATAGAGATTGA
- the mciZ gene encoding Z-ring formation inhibitor MciZ, translating into MDIYSYKRRVVLIGTAIEICSFLRKYQGEHTLMTEWLDNTLYTHHQHSHSSKEDLECKNDSSVHQNYGLVKSD; encoded by the coding sequence ATGGACATATATTCGTATAAAAGACGAGTAGTATTGATTGGAACAGCAATAGAGATTTGCAGTTTCTTGCGAAAATATCAGGGAGAGCATACACTGATGACAGAGTGGTTAGATAACACTCTATATACACATCATCAACATAGCCATAGTAGTAAGGAGGATTTAGAATGCAAAAACGACAGCTCGGTACATCAGAATTATGGGTTAGTGAAGTCGGATTAG
- the deoB gene encoding phosphopentomutase, whose protein sequence is MNTYKRIFLIVMDSVGIGEAPDAEKYGDKGANTLGHIAEHMNGLHMPNMAKLGLGNIGTVKGVERTAQPLACYTKMEEKSAGKDTMTGHWEIMGLYIDTPFRVFPDGFPKELLDELEKQSGRKIIGNKPASGTEILDELGKEHMETGDLIVYTSADSVLQIAAHEEIVPLEELYKICKIARELTLDEKYMVGRIIARPFVGEPGAFKRTANRHDYALKPFGRTVMNELQDGGYDVIAIGKISDIYDNEGVTKALRTKSNMDGMDKLIDTLHMDFKGLSFVNLVDFDALFGHRRDPQGYGEALEEYDTRLAEVLNKLNDDDLLLITADHGNDPVHPGTDHTREYVPLLAYSPSMKGGKEISVRRTFADVGATVAENFGVKMPQYGESFLKDLQ, encoded by the coding sequence ATGAATACATACAAACGTATCTTTTTAATCGTAATGGACTCCGTTGGCATAGGAGAGGCACCTGATGCTGAAAAATACGGAGATAAGGGTGCCAACACACTGGGACATATTGCTGAACACATGAATGGATTACATATGCCAAATATGGCTAAATTAGGGCTTGGTAATATTGGCACTGTTAAAGGTGTTGAGCGTACCGCGCAACCATTAGCATGCTATACAAAGATGGAAGAAAAGTCAGCAGGTAAAGATACGATGACGGGTCATTGGGAGATTATGGGCCTTTACATTGATACGCCATTTCGTGTATTTCCCGATGGTTTTCCAAAAGAGTTACTAGATGAATTAGAGAAGCAATCTGGAAGAAAAATTATTGGGAATAAACCCGCATCCGGTACGGAGATTTTAGATGAGCTTGGCAAGGAGCATATGGAAACAGGCGACTTAATCGTGTACACATCTGCCGATAGTGTGTTACAAATTGCTGCACATGAAGAAATTGTACCACTTGAAGAATTATATAAGATTTGTAAGATTGCTCGGGAGCTTACCTTAGATGAGAAATATATGGTTGGTCGTATTATTGCTCGTCCGTTTGTTGGAGAGCCGGGTGCATTTAAACGTACAGCAAACCGACATGATTATGCACTGAAGCCGTTTGGTAGAACTGTTATGAATGAGTTACAGGACGGTGGTTATGATGTAATCGCAATTGGAAAGATTTCCGATATTTATGATAATGAGGGCGTTACCAAAGCACTCCGCACAAAATCTAATATGGATGGTATGGACAAATTAATAGATACCCTTCATATGGATTTTAAAGGCTTAAGCTTTGTAAATCTTGTAGACTTTGATGCGTTGTTCGGACATCGCCGCGATCCACAGGGCTACGGTGAAGCGTTAGAAGAATATGATACACGTTTGGCTGAGGTACTAAACAAGCTAAATGATGATGATTTGCTGTTAATTACAGCTGATCATGGTAACGATCCTGTTCATCCTGGAACCGATCATACACGTGAGTATGTTCCTTTATTAGCATATAGTCCATCTATGAAGGGTGGCAAGGAAATTTCGGTTCGTCGTACTTTTGCTGATGTGGGTGCCACAGTAGCAGAAAACTTTGGTGTCAAAATGCCACAGTACGGAGAAAGCTTCTTAAAAGATTTACAATAG
- a CDS encoding NUDIX hydrolase: MSGFEEKTIHTTPIYTGRVISVQVDDVTLPNGAVSKRELVKHPGAVAVIAVNEEGKIIFVEQYRKAMEKHLIEIPAGKLEAGEAPVDTAVRELEEETGYACDQMELLISFYTSPGFADEIVYLYEAKGLKKLEEKAALDEDEFVTLMELTIDEALALIREERIHDAKTILAIQYLQLKELTKM; the protein is encoded by the coding sequence ATGAGTGGATTTGAAGAAAAAACAATACATACCACCCCTATTTACACAGGGCGGGTAATTTCTGTGCAAGTAGATGATGTAACACTACCGAACGGTGCAGTTAGTAAACGAGAATTGGTCAAACATCCTGGAGCAGTAGCCGTAATTGCTGTGAACGAAGAAGGGAAAATCATTTTTGTAGAGCAGTATCGAAAAGCGATGGAAAAGCATCTGATAGAGATTCCAGCGGGAAAGCTAGAAGCAGGAGAGGCTCCTGTCGATACAGCAGTAAGAGAGTTAGAAGAAGAAACTGGATACGCTTGTGATCAGATGGAGCTGTTGATTTCCTTTTACACATCACCAGGATTTGCTGATGAAATAGTATATTTATATGAAGCAAAAGGTCTAAAGAAACTTGAGGAAAAAGCGGCACTAGACGAAGATGAGTTCGTTACATTAATGGAGCTTACGATAGATGAGGCGCTGGCGCTTATTCGTGAAGAACGCATTCATGATGCTAAAACCATTCTCGCCATTCAATATTTGCAGCTAAAAGAATTGACAAAGATGTAA
- a CDS encoding FixH family protein, with the protein MKKLIIAISLMLVLTACGKDESKNNVTNEIPKEVKVEVKTKPEQVLPNTSTEIQAIVTQDGKTIDDAEVKFEIWKEGSEKHDMIAATYKQGMYTIDKTFLEAGMYNIVAHTNAKDMHVMPKVQVQVGTTEETQQGHVHEHGNSDVSIHFMADKLVTGQSADIKAHITQKNAALTAANVQFEIWQEGNEKHEYVRATESVKGEYVAAPIFKAAGTYIVKVHVEKGDIHEHTEQKVQVQ; encoded by the coding sequence GTGAAAAAACTAATTATAGCAATAAGTTTGATGCTAGTTTTGACCGCTTGTGGCAAAGATGAGAGCAAAAATAACGTGACAAATGAGATACCAAAAGAGGTAAAGGTAGAGGTGAAAACGAAACCTGAACAAGTTTTGCCGAATACTTCTACTGAAATTCAGGCCATTGTTACGCAAGATGGGAAAACTATTGATGATGCTGAAGTTAAATTTGAGATATGGAAAGAGGGCTCTGAAAAGCACGACATGATTGCTGCTACATACAAACAAGGTATGTACACAATAGACAAAACCTTTTTGGAAGCTGGTATGTACAATATAGTAGCGCATACGAATGCAAAGGATATGCATGTAATGCCGAAGGTACAGGTACAAGTAGGAACTACAGAAGAAACTCAGCAAGGGCATGTGCATGAGCACGGTAATAGCGATGTGTCTATCCACTTTATGGCCGATAAATTGGTAACGGGTCAATCAGCTGATATAAAGGCCCATATTACGCAAAAAAACGCTGCATTAACAGCTGCCAATGTCCAATTTGAAATTTGGCAAGAAGGTAATGAAAAACACGAATACGTGCGTGCCACAGAAAGTGTTAAAGGGGAATATGTGGCAGCACCTATTTTCAAAGCAGCTGGCACTTATATTGTAAAAGTGCACGTGGAAAAAGGAGATATCCACGAACACACAGAACAAAAAGTGCAAGTACAGTAA
- a CDS encoding purine-nucleoside phosphorylase, which produces MREHIETAAAYLKKKYGTVPVVGLILGSGLGVLADEIESAVKVPYEEIPEFPVSTVEGHAGQLVFGTLRGVPVVAMQGRFHYYEGYDMQKVTFPVRVMKAMGVEKLIVTNAAGGVNTSFAPGDLMILSDHINFMGTNPLIGPNEAAFGVRFPDMSEAYCKELRHLAKNAAARLHMSVQEGVYLAVTGPTYETPAEIRMFRTLGADAVGMSTVPEVIVARHAGMKVLGISCISNMAAGILEQPLHHGEVIETTERVKANFLALVKELVSEMK; this is translated from the coding sequence ATGAGAGAGCATATTGAAACAGCGGCAGCATATTTAAAGAAAAAGTATGGAACTGTACCTGTTGTAGGTTTAATTTTGGGTTCAGGATTAGGGGTATTGGCTGATGAGATTGAATCTGCAGTCAAAGTACCATATGAGGAAATTCCTGAGTTTCCTGTGTCTACAGTAGAAGGTCATGCAGGACAACTTGTATTTGGAACCTTGCGCGGTGTTCCAGTTGTGGCTATGCAAGGACGCTTTCATTATTATGAGGGATATGATATGCAAAAAGTCACATTCCCTGTTCGGGTTATGAAAGCGATGGGAGTAGAAAAGTTAATTGTCACAAATGCAGCTGGTGGTGTAAATACATCATTTGCTCCAGGAGATTTAATGATTTTATCTGATCATATCAATTTCATGGGTACAAATCCGTTAATTGGTCCTAATGAAGCGGCATTCGGTGTACGTTTCCCTGATATGTCAGAAGCGTATTGCAAAGAGCTTCGCCATTTAGCGAAGAATGCAGCAGCGCGTTTACATATGTCGGTACAAGAAGGTGTGTACTTAGCTGTTACGGGTCCTACATATGAGACACCTGCTGAGATTCGTATGTTCCGTACACTTGGTGCAGATGCAGTGGGCATGTCTACTGTACCAGAAGTAATTGTAGCTCGTCATGCAGGAATGAAGGTTCTTGGTATTTCTTGTATTTCCAATATGGCAGCAGGTATTTTAGAACAGCCGCTCCATCATGGTGAAGTAATTGAAACCACGGAGCGCGTGAAAGCGAATTTCTTGGCTCTTGTTAAAGAATTAGTAAGCGAAATGAAATAA
- a CDS encoding aldo/keto reductase, producing the protein MHAIESTTKLSNGVDMPWLGLGVYKAQEGNEVKTAVRTALEVGYRAIDTAAIYENESGVGEALRESGVARNDVFLTTKLWNADQGYESTLRAFDESLRKLGTDYIDLYLVHWPVKGKYVDTYRAMERLYRDGRVRAIGVSNFHIHHLEELLANCEIKPMVNQVELHPMLSQLELRQFCSQRDIQMEAWSPLMKGGAIFLHPLIRELAEKYGKTPAQIILRWDIQSDIVTIPKSVTPERIRENSQIFDFMISHEDMKRIDALNENKRVGTNPEKYDIME; encoded by the coding sequence ATGCATGCTATCGAATCTACAACTAAGTTAAGCAATGGTGTTGATATGCCCTGGCTTGGTCTTGGTGTATATAAAGCACAAGAAGGTAATGAAGTCAAAACAGCTGTGCGCACTGCTTTAGAAGTGGGGTATCGTGCAATTGATACAGCGGCTATTTATGAGAATGAGAGCGGTGTAGGAGAAGCATTGCGCGAATCTGGTGTGGCACGAAACGATGTGTTTCTAACCACAAAGCTCTGGAATGCTGACCAAGGTTATGAATCTACATTGCGAGCGTTTGATGAGAGTTTACGTAAACTTGGTACAGACTATATAGATCTATATTTGGTGCATTGGCCTGTAAAAGGGAAATATGTAGATACATATCGTGCTATGGAGAGATTGTATCGAGATGGAAGAGTACGAGCAATTGGTGTATCCAATTTTCATATCCATCATTTAGAAGAGTTGTTGGCCAATTGTGAAATCAAACCTATGGTCAATCAAGTAGAATTGCACCCCATGCTTTCACAGTTGGAATTGCGTCAATTCTGTTCGCAGCGTGATATTCAAATGGAAGCGTGGAGTCCTTTAATGAAAGGTGGAGCAATTTTTTTGCATCCGCTTATACGTGAGTTAGCTGAGAAGTATGGTAAAACACCCGCCCAAATTATATTGCGCTGGGATATACAAAGTGATATTGTGACTATTCCAAAATCTGTAACACCAGAGCGGATACGAGAAAATAGTCAAATTTTTGATTTTATGATCTCTCATGAAGATATGAAACGAATTGATGCATTAAATGAAAATAAACGTGTAGGAACAAATCCTGAGAAATATGACATAATGGAATAA
- the spoIIM gene encoding stage II sporulation protein M, which produces MLHKTWQDKVAVHVQEHSSLYVFVSVLLLMGVIFGAVLVNSLQEGQKQDLYFYLSRFFGQVSEGKFVSAVEVFKESYFSHLKYIGFIWLLGVSVIGLPLIFILLFLKGVVVGFTVGFLVSQLGWNGFLLAFVAVLPQNLVIMPVFLFMTVAAAGFSLRMIRHQFIRRMHEPLLPVLVKYTGIFLVIGCILVGASAVEAYVSPVFMKGIIEGIQKK; this is translated from the coding sequence ATGTTGCATAAAACTTGGCAAGACAAGGTAGCTGTACATGTACAGGAGCATTCGTCTTTATACGTGTTTGTCTCTGTTTTGTTGCTAATGGGAGTAATATTTGGCGCTGTACTGGTGAATAGTCTGCAGGAAGGTCAAAAGCAAGATCTTTATTTTTATTTAAGTCGTTTCTTTGGACAAGTCTCAGAAGGTAAATTTGTAAGTGCAGTGGAAGTGTTTAAAGAGAGTTATTTTTCACATTTAAAATACATTGGCTTTATATGGCTACTTGGTGTATCGGTCATTGGGCTTCCTCTTATCTTTATTTTGTTGTTTTTAAAAGGTGTGGTAGTTGGATTTACGGTTGGCTTTTTGGTCAGTCAGTTGGGCTGGAATGGCTTTTTATTAGCATTTGTAGCGGTACTACCTCAAAACTTAGTTATTATGCCTGTATTTTTATTTATGACCGTCGCGGCTGCCGGTTTTTCTCTTCGTATGATTAGACATCAATTTATTAGACGAATGCATGAGCCTCTTTTGCCGGTGTTAGTGAAATATACAGGTATTTTCTTAGTTATAGGTTGCATCTTAGTGGGGGCATCTGCTGTCGAAGCTTATGTTTCTCCTGTGTTTATGAAGGGAATTATAGAAGGTATTCAAAAGAAATAA